One Cinclus cinclus chromosome 24, bCinCin1.1, whole genome shotgun sequence genomic window carries:
- the IGFBP4 gene encoding insulin-like growth factor-binding protein 4, translating into MRPGPGLPVLPVLPVVLALLAAAAGPGSGEEAIQCPPCSEERLARCKAPQGCAELVREPGCGCCATCALPRGTACGVYTARCGAGLRCYPPRGEPRPLRTLMHGQGICTDLADVEAIQESLQPPEKEEIDHPNNSFSPCSIHDRKCLQKQQAKRVNNGNKMRSSGSPHHRDDTRVMAQGSCQSELHRALERLAASQTRTHEDLYVIPIPNCDRNGNFHPKQCHPALDGQRGKCWCVDRKTGVKLPGFLELKGDLDCHQLADSM; encoded by the exons ATGcgcccggggccggggctgccggTGCTGCCGGTGCTGCCGGTGGTGCTGGCGCtgctggcggcggcggcggggccgggcagcggcgAGGAGGCGATCCAGTGCCCGCCGTGCTCGGAGGAGCGGCTGGCGCGGTGCAAGGCTCCGCAGGGCTGCGCGGAGCTGGTGCGGGAGCCGGGCTGCGGGTGCTGCGCGACCTGCGCGCTGCCCCGCggcaccgcctgcggcgtctACACCGCGCGCTGCGGTGCGGGGCTGCGCTGCTACCCCCCTCGCGGCgagccccggcccctccgcACCCTCATGCACGGCCAGGGCATCTGCACAGACCTGGCCGACGTCGAGGCCATCcaggagagcctccagcccccag agaaggaggaGATTGACCACCCCAACAACAgcttcagcccctgcagcaTCCACGACCGCAAGTgcctgcagaagcagcaggcGAAGAGGGTCAACAATGGCAACAAGATGCGCAGCAGCGGGAGCCCTCACCACCGTGATGACACGCGGGTCATG GCGCAGGGCTCGTGCCAGAGCGAGCTGCACCGGGCGCTGGAGAGGCTGGCGGCCTCGCAGACCCGGACGCACGAGGACCTGTATGTCATCCCCATCCCCAACTGCGACCGCAACGGCAACTTCCACCCCAAGCAG TGTCACCCAGCCCTGGACGGGCAGCGGGGCAAGTGCTGGTGCGTGGACCGCAAGACGGGGGTGAAGCTGCCGGGCTTCCTGGAGCTGAAGGGGGACTTGGACTGTCACCAGCTGGCGGACAGCATGTGA